One Micropterus dolomieu isolate WLL.071019.BEF.003 ecotype Adirondacks linkage group LG23, ASM2129224v1, whole genome shotgun sequence DNA window includes the following coding sequences:
- the si:ch1073-15f19.2 gene encoding T-cell surface protein tactile isoform X1, giving the protein MHLGSSDMAGSALGTVLSLLLFASIIQGLRDFQVFHIEKMEAVVGQTVTLPCIVKNSTNLQIVSIEWSKNKINNAKLAVFSKGFGTHLFWPNVTIQSLSMGSYLHLSNVAKWDSGIYICDLTSFPRGSIRSETELKIKDADVEIMCDVNSTVEVHTGENVTIHCISFPNTEYRWTKNETLVSEKASLELWWVTDAHTGVYALTVTTGYKSLHKEFTVTVLTATTSLRTDLVTVLPQSNATVQGLIRSTGRGHTTSPTTGLSTTDTNVTWTMSTGIDVTEDPNPSKSTITAAQRLTHTSVTSPPASYTDLYHSNNTSDLEINPTHSLNTSTFSDQSVTSNLSTTLSYNSKVFRSTQEIRNQSMGTIVENSDSPGATQTLTTGTENKDTDGVRSHLWLVLIIAPMLVLIAVAGILCRRKIIKQRMDLPPPFKPPPPPIKYTAARHREPFPTSRCNSITELTDMGQKCTYI; this is encoded by the exons ATGCATTTGGGGAGCTCAGATATGGCTGGAAGTGCACTGGGAACGgtcctctctctcctgctcttcgCCTCTATTATACAAG GGCTCCGGGATTTTCAGGTGTTCCATATTGAAAAGATGGAGGCAGTAGTGGGCCAGACTGTTACCTTACCCTGTATTGTAAAAAACAGTACCAATCTCCAGATTGTCAGTATTGAATGGAGTAAGAACAAAATTAACAACGCAAAGCTGGCTGTGTTCAGCAAAGGGTTTGGAACCCATCTATTTTGGCCTAATGTCACCATCCAGAGCTTGTCAATGGGCTCCTATCTACACCTTTCTAATGTGGCGAAATGGGACAGTGGCATCTATATTTGTGACCTCACAAGTTTTCCTCGGGGCTCCATCAGGAGCGAAACAGAGCTAAAGATCAAAG ATGCCGATGTGGAAATAATGTGTGATGTAAACAGCACTGTTGAGGTCCATACTGGAGAAAATGTGACCATTCACTGCATATCATTCCCTAATACAGAGTACAGGTGGACAAAG AATGAGACACTGGTGTCAGAGAAAGCATCTCTGGAGCTCTGGTGGGTGACGGATGCTCACACAGGGGTTTATGCACTGACTGTCACCACAGGATACAAAAGTCTGCATAAAGAGTTTACCGTCACAGTGCTAACAGCAACCACAAGCTTAAGGACAG ATCTCGTGACAGTGTTGCCTCAGTCCAATGCAACTGTGCAGGGTTTGATCAGATCAACAGGACGTGGCCATACTACATCACCGACCACTGGGCTTTCAACAACTGATACCAATGTAACGTGGACCATGAGTACGGGCATTGATGTAACAGAAGATCCAAATCCTAGCAAATCTACAATCACAGCTGCACAGCGTCTTACACACACCAGCGTCACATCACCCCCTGCCTCATACACTGACCTCTATCACTCAAACAACACCAGTGATCTTGAGATAAACCCGACTCACAGTTTAAACACATCCACTTTTTCTGACCAATCAGTGACCAGCAACCTATCCACAACATTGAGTTATAACAGTAAGGTGTTTAGATCAACACAGGAGATAAGGAATCAGTCCATGGGAACCATCGTGGAAAACTCTGACAGTCCTGGTGCAACCCAAACCCTGACTACTGGGACTGAGAATAAAG ATACTGATGGTGTACGGAGTCATCTGTGGTTGGTGTTAATCATCGCTCCAATGCTGGTATTGATCGCTGTGGCTGGTATTCTCTGCAGGAGAAAAATTATAAAGCAGAG GATGGATCTACCACCTCCATTTAAACCCCCACCTCCTCCAATCAAGTACACAGCTGCAAGACACCGCGAGCCTTTCCCCACTTCAAGGTGTAACTCGATAACAGAGCTCACAGATATGGGACAAAAGTGTACTTATATATAA
- the si:ch1073-15f19.2 gene encoding uncharacterized protein si:ch1073-15f19.2 isoform X2: MHLGSSDMAGSALGTVLSLLLFASIIQGLRDFQVFHIEKMEAVVGQTVTLPCIVKNSTNLQIVSIEWSKNKINNAKLAVFSKGFGTHLFWPNVTIQSLSMGSYLHLSNVAKWDSGIYICDLTSFPRGSIRSETELKIKDADVEIMCDVNSTVEVHTGENVTIHCISFPNTEYRWTKNETLVSEKASLELWWVTDAHTGVYALTVTTGYKSLHKEFTVTVLTATTSLRTDLVTVLPQSNATVQGLIRSTGRGHTTSPTTGLSTTDTNVTWTMSTGIDVTEDPNPSKSTITAAQRLTHTSVTSPPASYTDLYHSNNTSDLEINPTHSLNTSTFSDQSVTSNLSTTLSYNSKVFRSTQEIRNQSMGTIVENSDSPGATQTLTTGTENKGWIYHLHLNPHLLQSSTQLQDTASLSPLQGVTR; this comes from the exons ATGCATTTGGGGAGCTCAGATATGGCTGGAAGTGCACTGGGAACGgtcctctctctcctgctcttcgCCTCTATTATACAAG GGCTCCGGGATTTTCAGGTGTTCCATATTGAAAAGATGGAGGCAGTAGTGGGCCAGACTGTTACCTTACCCTGTATTGTAAAAAACAGTACCAATCTCCAGATTGTCAGTATTGAATGGAGTAAGAACAAAATTAACAACGCAAAGCTGGCTGTGTTCAGCAAAGGGTTTGGAACCCATCTATTTTGGCCTAATGTCACCATCCAGAGCTTGTCAATGGGCTCCTATCTACACCTTTCTAATGTGGCGAAATGGGACAGTGGCATCTATATTTGTGACCTCACAAGTTTTCCTCGGGGCTCCATCAGGAGCGAAACAGAGCTAAAGATCAAAG ATGCCGATGTGGAAATAATGTGTGATGTAAACAGCACTGTTGAGGTCCATACTGGAGAAAATGTGACCATTCACTGCATATCATTCCCTAATACAGAGTACAGGTGGACAAAG AATGAGACACTGGTGTCAGAGAAAGCATCTCTGGAGCTCTGGTGGGTGACGGATGCTCACACAGGGGTTTATGCACTGACTGTCACCACAGGATACAAAAGTCTGCATAAAGAGTTTACCGTCACAGTGCTAACAGCAACCACAAGCTTAAGGACAG ATCTCGTGACAGTGTTGCCTCAGTCCAATGCAACTGTGCAGGGTTTGATCAGATCAACAGGACGTGGCCATACTACATCACCGACCACTGGGCTTTCAACAACTGATACCAATGTAACGTGGACCATGAGTACGGGCATTGATGTAACAGAAGATCCAAATCCTAGCAAATCTACAATCACAGCTGCACAGCGTCTTACACACACCAGCGTCACATCACCCCCTGCCTCATACACTGACCTCTATCACTCAAACAACACCAGTGATCTTGAGATAAACCCGACTCACAGTTTAAACACATCCACTTTTTCTGACCAATCAGTGACCAGCAACCTATCCACAACATTGAGTTATAACAGTAAGGTGTTTAGATCAACACAGGAGATAAGGAATCAGTCCATGGGAACCATCGTGGAAAACTCTGACAGTCCTGGTGCAACCCAAACCCTGACTACTGGGACTGAGAATAAAG GATGGATCTACCACCTCCATTTAAACCCCCACCTCCTCCAATCAAGTACACAGCTGCAAGACACCGCGAGCCTTTCCCCACTTCAAGGTGTAACTCGATAA
- the si:ch1073-15f19.2 gene encoding nectin-3-like protein isoform X3 produces MHLGSSDMAGSALGTVLSLLLFASIIQGLRDFQVFHIEKMEAVVGQTVTLPCIVKNSTNLQIVSIEWSKNKINNAKLAVFSKGFGTHLFWPNVTIQSLSMGSYLHLSNVAKWDSGIYICDLTSFPRGSIRSETELKIKDADVEIMCDVNSTVEVHTGENVTIHCISFPNTEYRWTKNETLVSEKASLELWWVTDAHTGVYALTVTTGYKSLHKEFTVTVLTATTSLRTDLVTVLPQSNATVQGLIRSTGRGHTTSPTTGLSTTDTNVTWTMSTGIDVTEDPNPSKSTITAAQRLTHTSVTSPPASYTDLYHSNNTSDLEINPTHSLNTSTFSDQSVTSNLSTTLSYNSKVFRSTQEIRNQSMGTIVENSDSPGATQTLTTGTENKVRRAAAVPESKQ; encoded by the exons ATGCATTTGGGGAGCTCAGATATGGCTGGAAGTGCACTGGGAACGgtcctctctctcctgctcttcgCCTCTATTATACAAG GGCTCCGGGATTTTCAGGTGTTCCATATTGAAAAGATGGAGGCAGTAGTGGGCCAGACTGTTACCTTACCCTGTATTGTAAAAAACAGTACCAATCTCCAGATTGTCAGTATTGAATGGAGTAAGAACAAAATTAACAACGCAAAGCTGGCTGTGTTCAGCAAAGGGTTTGGAACCCATCTATTTTGGCCTAATGTCACCATCCAGAGCTTGTCAATGGGCTCCTATCTACACCTTTCTAATGTGGCGAAATGGGACAGTGGCATCTATATTTGTGACCTCACAAGTTTTCCTCGGGGCTCCATCAGGAGCGAAACAGAGCTAAAGATCAAAG ATGCCGATGTGGAAATAATGTGTGATGTAAACAGCACTGTTGAGGTCCATACTGGAGAAAATGTGACCATTCACTGCATATCATTCCCTAATACAGAGTACAGGTGGACAAAG AATGAGACACTGGTGTCAGAGAAAGCATCTCTGGAGCTCTGGTGGGTGACGGATGCTCACACAGGGGTTTATGCACTGACTGTCACCACAGGATACAAAAGTCTGCATAAAGAGTTTACCGTCACAGTGCTAACAGCAACCACAAGCTTAAGGACAG ATCTCGTGACAGTGTTGCCTCAGTCCAATGCAACTGTGCAGGGTTTGATCAGATCAACAGGACGTGGCCATACTACATCACCGACCACTGGGCTTTCAACAACTGATACCAATGTAACGTGGACCATGAGTACGGGCATTGATGTAACAGAAGATCCAAATCCTAGCAAATCTACAATCACAGCTGCACAGCGTCTTACACACACCAGCGTCACATCACCCCCTGCCTCATACACTGACCTCTATCACTCAAACAACACCAGTGATCTTGAGATAAACCCGACTCACAGTTTAAACACATCCACTTTTTCTGACCAATCAGTGACCAGCAACCTATCCACAACATTGAGTTATAACAGTAAGGTGTTTAGATCAACACAGGAGATAAGGAATCAGTCCATGGGAACCATCGTGGAAAACTCTGACAGTCCTGGTGCAACCCAAACCCTGACTACTGGGACTGAGAATAAAG TGAGGCGAGCAGCCGCAGTGCCGGAAAGTAAACAGTAA
- the LOC123962861 gene encoding uncharacterized protein LOC123962861 isoform X1, whose amino-acid sequence MNGCQTELICLVLLSLALLISLCLNVIFCIKRRSILCKDTKECCHPDNHDGERPPQDEGQYFHNLNHHEQQENPHNHHEQQENPIYGNISTDRRGSVEVCYEMMTLQHTRDRMKSLEPDLNYASLDLKVANKYKKNHRHQQGHTQGRNKPQDQLPVHHTPSVNAFLEVEADMDAHLPSRDTGTMVSHSSIYLNSQQIAEETEEMEREWGIDMERVTAGWEGIRRREDGGSREWKGEQESEERKGRQDISNGSVCTQLSEIDAIQSGTDHFINSFSHDSVPQA is encoded by the exons ATGAACG gTTGTCAAACTGAACTGATATGTCTGGTGCTGTTGTCTCTGGCCTTGTTGATCTCTTTGTGTCTCAATGTCATCTTCTGCATTAAACGAAGATCCATTTTGTGCAAAG aCACAAAAGAGTGCTGCCACCCAGACAATCATGACGGAGAAAG GCCGCCACAGGATGAAGGGCAATATTTTCATAACCTTAATCATCATGAGCAGCAGGAAAATCCCCACAATCATCATGAGCAACAGGAAAATCCAATCTACGGCAACATCAGCACAGACAGAAGAG GTTCTGTAGAGGTTTGTTACGAGATGATGACCTTGCAACACACAAGAGATCGTATGAAG TCTTTAGAGCCTGACCTGAATTATGCCTCACTGGATCTGAAGGTGGCAAATAAATACAAGAAGAACCATCGCCATCAGCAAGGCCACACTCAGGGACGAAACAAACCGCAAGATCAGCTGCCAGTCCACCACACCCCCTCTGTGAATGCTTTCTTGGAGGTGGAAGCAGACATGGACGCTCACCTTCCTTCCAGAGACACAGGCACCATGGTTTCACACAGTAGCATCTACCTGAACAGTCAACAGATAGCCGAAGAGACAGAGGAGATGGAAAGAGAATGGGGCATAGACATGGAGAGGGTGACTGCGGGTTGGGAAGGAATAAGAAGGCGGGAGGATGGTGGAAGTAGAGAATGGAAAGGAGAGCAAGAGagtgaggaaagaaaaggaCGACAAGATATTAGTAATGGGAGTGTATGTACACAGCTTTCAGAGATAGATGCTATTCAGAGTGGCACGGATCATTTCATCAACAGCTTTAGCCATGATAGTGTCCCACAAGCTTAG
- the LOC123962861 gene encoding uncharacterized protein LOC123962861 isoform X2, which yields MSSSALNEDPFCAKTQKSAATQTIMTEKGRHRMKGNIFITLIIMSSRKIPTIIMSNRKIQSTATSAQTEESLEPDLNYASLDLKVANKYKKNHRHQQGHTQGRNKPQDQLPVHHTPSVNAFLEVEADMDAHLPSRDTGTMVSHSSIYLNSQQIAEETEEMEREWGIDMERVTAGWEGIRRREDGGSREWKGEQESEERKGRQDISNGSVCTQLSEIDAIQSGTDHFINSFSHDSVPQA from the exons ATGTCATCTTCTGCATTAAACGAAGATCCATTTTGTGCAAAG aCACAAAAGAGTGCTGCCACCCAGACAATCATGACGGAGAAAG GCCGCCACAGGATGAAGGGCAATATTTTCATAACCTTAATCATCATGAGCAGCAGGAAAATCCCCACAATCATCATGAGCAACAGGAAAATCCAATCTACGGCAACATCAGCACAGACAGAAGAG TCTTTAGAGCCTGACCTGAATTATGCCTCACTGGATCTGAAGGTGGCAAATAAATACAAGAAGAACCATCGCCATCAGCAAGGCCACACTCAGGGACGAAACAAACCGCAAGATCAGCTGCCAGTCCACCACACCCCCTCTGTGAATGCTTTCTTGGAGGTGGAAGCAGACATGGACGCTCACCTTCCTTCCAGAGACACAGGCACCATGGTTTCACACAGTAGCATCTACCTGAACAGTCAACAGATAGCCGAAGAGACAGAGGAGATGGAAAGAGAATGGGGCATAGACATGGAGAGGGTGACTGCGGGTTGGGAAGGAATAAGAAGGCGGGAGGATGGTGGAAGTAGAGAATGGAAAGGAGAGCAAGAGagtgaggaaagaaaaggaCGACAAGATATTAGTAATGGGAGTGTATGTACACAGCTTTCAGAGATAGATGCTATTCAGAGTGGCACGGATCATTTCATCAACAGCTTTAGCCATGATAGTGTCCCACAAGCTTAG
- the timm10b gene encoding mitochondrial import inner membrane translocase subunit Tim10 B: protein MDPDQQLRNLRDFLLVYNRMTEICFQRCTSNFNYRNLTMDEERCVDNCAGKLIRSNHRLMGTYVQLMPRMVQRRMEEMESKAAENAKAAEAAAAAEASPASQTPVTLSPLLTPSITNVGPEAHGSILKPSGLDIPLPQSTTATEVKLSVAAPLTPASEAANPSVLNEAGNGPSYTVGVSLPPIAGSSAPVLMPSKPMSLSEDVPVSTVAAPTVSKSIDSQERAPEVHPPSVQ, encoded by the exons ATGGATCCTGACCAACAGCTGCGAAAT CTGCGGGATTTCCTTCTGGTTTACAACCGCATGACTGAAATTTGCTTCCAGCGATGCACCAGCAACTTCAACTACAGAAACCTCACCATGGACGAG GAGCGCTGTGTGGACAACTGTGCAGGGAAGCTGATTCGCTCTAACCACCGCCTGATGGGCACCTATGTGCAGCTGATGCCTCGGATGGTGCAGCGCCGgatggaggagatggagagcaAGGCTGCAGAGAATGCCAAGGCAGCAGAGGCTGCCGCTGCCGCAGAAGCCTCACCAGCATCTCAAACCCCCGTCACCTTATCTCCACTGTTAACTCCCTCAATCACCAATGTCGGACCAGAGGCCCATGGCTCAATCTTAAAGCCATCAGGATTAGATATTCCACTTCCACAATCCACAACAGCCACAGAAGTCAAATTATCAGTTGCTGCACCACTCACACCTGCTTCAGAAGCAGCAAATCCCTCAGTGCTTAATGAAGCTGGCAATGGACCATCTTATACAGTAGGCGTTTCTCTGCCACCGATAGCTGGGAGCTCAGCGCCTGTGCTCATGCCATCTAAACCAATGTCCTTATCAGAAGATGTACCTGTGTCAACAGTAGCTGCACCTACAGTGTCTAAATCCATAGACAGCCAAGAGAGAGCCCCAGAGGTCCACCCACCCTCAGTCCAGTGA